In Curtobacterium sp. MCPF17_002, one genomic interval encodes:
- the tmk gene encoding dTMP kinase: MTGSFITLEGGDGAGKTTQAELLTAWLQEHGRTVVRTREPGGTDLGLRIREIVLHERGHVAPRAEALLYAADRAHHVETVVRPAVARGDVVLQDRYIDSSVAYQGVARGLGAEHIRSVSDWASDGLVPDLTVLLDLDVTVGRARVAAARGDTFDRLESEAAAFHETVRHAFLDMAASEPERFLVVDAAAPAAEVQQAIRAAVGPLVGIVAG, encoded by the coding sequence GTGACCGGCAGCTTCATCACGCTCGAGGGCGGGGACGGCGCGGGGAAGACCACCCAGGCGGAGCTCCTGACGGCATGGCTGCAGGAACACGGTCGCACGGTGGTGCGCACCCGCGAGCCCGGCGGGACCGACCTCGGCCTGCGGATCCGCGAGATCGTGCTCCACGAGCGCGGTCACGTCGCACCGCGCGCCGAGGCCCTGCTGTACGCGGCCGACCGTGCGCACCACGTCGAGACCGTCGTGCGGCCCGCCGTGGCGCGGGGGGACGTCGTCCTGCAGGACCGCTACATCGACTCGTCGGTCGCGTACCAGGGCGTCGCTCGCGGACTCGGAGCGGAACACATCCGGTCGGTGTCGGACTGGGCGTCGGACGGGCTCGTCCCGGACCTCACTGTCTTGCTCGACCTCGACGTGACCGTGGGCCGTGCCCGTGTCGCCGCCGCACGCGGCGACACCTTCGACCGGCTCGAGTCCGAAGCCGCCGCCTTCCACGAGACCGTCCGGCATGCGTTCCTCGACATGGCCGCCAGCGAGCCCGAGCGGTTCCTCGTCGTCGACGCCGCGGCCCCGGCGGCCGAGGTCCAGCAGGCGATCCGCGCCGCGGTCGGACCGCTGGTCGGGATCGTCGCGGGATGA
- the topA gene encoding type I DNA topoisomerase — protein sequence MPGTKKLVIVESPAKAKTIAQYLGDGYEVQASVGHIRDLVEPKNLPAELKKGSLGKFSVDVDNGFEPYYVVSDAKKKTVSELKRALKDADELYLATDEDREGEAIAWHLLQVLKPKVPVKRMVFHEITKEAIQRAQEATRELDTALVDAQETRRILDRLYGYEVSPVLWRKIGPGLSAGRVQSAATRLVVDRERERLAFVSANYWDLSARFEKEGDTAFTARLARIHGTRVASGRDFDDRGALKGDIVRLDEAAAAALTAVLERAGDATVRSVDSKPYTRRPAAPFTTSTLQQEAARKLRFSARQTMSVAQSLYENGHITYMRTDSSSLSQQAITAARKQAASLYGAETIPDKPRSYVGKSKNAQEAHEAIRPAGDTFRTPSEMNSVLRGNDWRLYDLIWKRTVASQMADAKGSTASVVLGVASPESVEGIASTASGTDVEFTASGTVITFRGFLNAYEEGRDEDRHETSGDGSGSGDAKLPQMTEGDHLGVTEVEAKGHDTSAPPRYTEASLVKTLEELGIGRPSTYAAIISTIMDRGYVTQRGSALVPNWIAFSVVRLLEEHFGDLVQYDFTAGMEEDLDRIASGDEDRVDWLKEFYFGGGDQRGLRTVIDNLGEIDAREINSVELAPGLTLRIGRYGPYIEVPSDDPEKPRRVNVPEDLAPDELTAEKARELVDAPVLGDRVVGINPESGKEVLAKDGRFGPYVTERTPEPEPAVDAATGEVLETSAAAATAAGATTAAAESTTTATATATKTAGTKTAAKKAPAKKTTKKAAAPKERTASLFKSMDPQSVDLETALKLLALPRTVGADPESGVEITAQNGRYGPYLKKGTDTRTLPSEDAIFDVDLPGALELFAQPKYGGRSAASSALKEFDADPVSGKTIKMKDGRFGPYVTDGETNATIPRGEDVEAVDHARAVELIADKRAKGPVKKKAPARKPAAKKK from the coding sequence GTGCCAGGCACGAAGAAGCTCGTCATCGTCGAGAGCCCCGCGAAGGCGAAGACGATCGCGCAATACCTCGGGGACGGATACGAGGTCCAGGCGTCCGTCGGACACATCCGTGACCTCGTCGAGCCCAAGAACCTGCCCGCAGAGCTCAAGAAGGGCTCCCTCGGCAAGTTCTCGGTCGACGTCGACAACGGCTTCGAGCCGTACTACGTCGTGTCCGACGCGAAGAAGAAGACGGTCTCCGAGCTCAAGCGAGCCCTCAAGGACGCCGACGAGCTCTACCTCGCAACTGATGAGGACCGCGAGGGCGAAGCCATCGCGTGGCACCTCCTCCAGGTGCTGAAGCCCAAGGTGCCGGTGAAGCGCATGGTCTTCCACGAGATCACGAAGGAGGCGATCCAGCGTGCGCAGGAAGCCACCCGTGAGCTCGACACCGCGTTGGTCGACGCGCAGGAGACCCGCCGCATCCTCGACCGTCTCTACGGCTACGAGGTCTCGCCGGTGCTCTGGCGGAAGATCGGCCCCGGTCTGTCCGCCGGTCGCGTGCAGTCCGCCGCGACCCGTCTCGTCGTCGACCGTGAGCGCGAGCGCCTCGCGTTCGTCTCCGCCAACTACTGGGACCTCAGCGCGCGCTTTGAGAAGGAAGGCGACACCGCCTTCACCGCTCGGCTCGCACGGATCCACGGCACCCGGGTCGCATCGGGTCGCGACTTCGACGACCGCGGTGCGCTGAAGGGCGACATCGTCCGCCTCGACGAAGCCGCAGCTGCCGCGCTGACGGCCGTGCTCGAGCGCGCCGGCGACGCCACCGTCCGCAGCGTCGACTCGAAGCCGTACACCCGTCGACCGGCCGCCCCCTTCACCACGTCGACGCTCCAGCAGGAGGCCGCCCGCAAGCTGCGGTTCTCGGCGCGTCAGACGATGAGCGTCGCGCAGTCGCTCTACGAGAACGGCCACATCACCTACATGCGTACCGACTCGTCGTCGCTCTCGCAGCAGGCGATCACCGCGGCGCGCAAGCAGGCCGCGTCGCTGTACGGCGCCGAGACGATCCCGGACAAGCCGCGCAGCTACGTCGGCAAGAGCAAGAACGCGCAGGAGGCGCACGAGGCGATCCGGCCCGCCGGTGACACCTTCCGCACGCCGTCCGAGATGAACAGCGTGCTCCGCGGCAACGACTGGCGGCTCTACGACCTGATCTGGAAGCGCACGGTCGCGTCCCAGATGGCCGACGCAAAGGGCTCGACGGCCTCCGTCGTGCTCGGCGTCGCATCGCCCGAGTCGGTCGAGGGCATCGCGTCGACGGCTTCCGGCACCGACGTCGAGTTCACCGCGTCGGGCACCGTCATCACCTTCCGTGGCTTCCTCAACGCGTACGAGGAAGGTCGCGACGAGGACCGCCACGAGACCTCCGGCGACGGCAGCGGCAGCGGCGACGCGAAGCTCCCGCAGATGACCGAGGGCGACCACCTGGGCGTCACCGAGGTCGAGGCGAAGGGCCACGACACCTCCGCGCCCCCGCGCTACACCGAAGCCAGCCTCGTGAAGACGCTGGAGGAGCTCGGCATCGGGCGCCCGTCGACCTACGCCGCGATCATCTCGACGATCATGGACCGCGGGTACGTCACCCAGCGCGGCAGTGCGCTCGTGCCGAACTGGATCGCGTTCAGCGTGGTCCGGCTGCTCGAGGAGCACTTCGGCGACCTGGTGCAGTACGACTTCACCGCCGGTATGGAAGAGGATCTCGACCGCATCGCGAGCGGTGACGAGGACCGCGTCGACTGGCTCAAGGAGTTCTACTTCGGCGGCGGCGACCAGCGCGGCCTCCGGACCGTGATCGACAACCTCGGCGAGATCGACGCGCGTGAGATCAACTCGGTCGAACTCGCCCCGGGACTCACCCTGCGCATCGGTCGGTACGGCCCCTACATCGAGGTCCCGAGCGACGACCCCGAGAAGCCCCGCCGCGTCAACGTGCCGGAAGACCTCGCGCCCGACGAGCTCACCGCCGAGAAGGCGCGCGAGCTCGTGGACGCCCCGGTGCTGGGTGACCGCGTCGTCGGCATCAACCCCGAATCCGGCAAGGAAGTGCTCGCGAAGGACGGCCGGTTCGGACCGTACGTGACCGAGCGCACACCGGAACCGGAGCCCGCGGTCGACGCTGCCACCGGCGAGGTGCTCGAGACGAGCGCTGCTGCCGCGACGGCTGCCGGTGCGACGACGGCGGCTGCCGAGTCCACCACGACGGCGACGGCCACGGCCACGAAGACCGCCGGCACGAAGACCGCCGCGAAGAAGGCCCCCGCGAAGAAGACGACGAAGAAGGCCGCGGCGCCGAAGGAGCGCACTGCGTCCCTCTTCAAGTCGATGGACCCGCAGTCGGTTGACCTCGAGACGGCCCTCAAGCTGCTCGCACTGCCCCGCACCGTCGGCGCGGACCCGGAGTCCGGCGTCGAGATCACCGCGCAGAACGGCCGGTACGGGCCCTACCTCAAGAAGGGCACCGACACCCGCACCCTGCCGAGCGAGGACGCCATCTTCGACGTCGACCTGCCCGGCGCGCTCGAGCTCTTCGCGCAGCCGAAGTACGGCGGACGCAGCGCAGCCAGCTCCGCGCTCAAGGAGTTCGACGCCGACCCCGTGTCCGGCAAGACGATCAAGATGAAGGACGGCCGCTTCGGCCCGTACGTCACCGACGGCGAGACGAACGCGACCATCCCGCGCGGCGAGGACGTCGAGGCGGTCGACCACGCACGTGCGGTCGAGCTCATCGCGGACAAGCGCGCCAAGGGTCCGGTCAAGAAGAAGGCACCGGCTCGGAAGCCGGCGGCCAAGAAGAAGTGA
- a CDS encoding TadE family type IV pilus minor pilin translates to MSVEFAVVLPVVALVLTSLVSAVLVVDGIGRLQLAASTAARAFGRGDDDGGRAAIERIAPGAAVTVQRGADVVCVEASRGGSGPFAAVPLRATGCAADGGR, encoded by the coding sequence GTGAGCGTCGAGTTCGCGGTGGTGCTCCCCGTCGTCGCCCTCGTGCTGACCTCGCTCGTCTCCGCGGTCCTCGTGGTCGACGGGATCGGGCGCCTCCAGCTCGCGGCGTCCACAGCGGCCCGCGCGTTCGGCCGGGGCGACGACGACGGTGGCCGCGCAGCGATCGAGCGGATCGCCCCCGGTGCAGCCGTCACCGTGCAGCGCGGAGCGGACGTGGTCTGCGTCGAAGCATCACGCGGGGGCTCCGGGCCCTTCGCCGCCGTTCCCCTGCGCGCCACCGGGTGCGCTGCCGACGGCGGCCGTTGA
- a CDS encoding DUF4244 domain-containing protein: MTDTRSTHRSTISSRLRRRFRDDRGSATAEYAVVILAAVAFAGVLVAVMRSGEVQSILTELVRGALSL; encoded by the coding sequence ATGACCGACACACGCAGCACACACCGATCCACCATCAGTTCCCGGCTTCGACGGCGGTTCCGCGACGACCGCGGTTCGGCCACCGCCGAGTACGCCGTCGTCATCCTCGCCGCGGTCGCCTTCGCCGGCGTGCTCGTCGCCGTGATGCGCTCCGGCGAGGTCCAGAGCATCCTCACCGAACTCGTCCGTGGTGCGCTCTCCCTCTGA
- a CDS encoding type II secretion system F family protein translates to MTRRSALLRSAAPRGAAPRGAAAPVRGGRGKAASRAPDDAAAAARTLDRVATLVGAGVPPPRAWALVGGFPRNNDPAWQDVAAVLAVASRTGAPAAVALRALAGALRRSAASDRAVRVALAGPRASARVVLALPVLGLALGSTWGAGAVQVLVGTPIGWGCVVVAAVLVALGRTWTARLVRAATPDGHVPGVVLDAWAVAVSGGGSWATSGAAVRTAFERAAATEASAGEGERLREVLQLAQRAGVPAASLLRAAAEDVRDDAAAAGLAAAERLAVRLVLPLGVCVLPAFVLVGVVPVVVGVLSSTVVDLG, encoded by the coding sequence GTGACGAGACGCTCCGCTTTACTGCGCAGTGCGGCGCCGCGCGGTGCGGCGCCGCGCGGTGCTGCCGCTCCTGTCCGTGGTGGTCGCGGGAAGGCAGCGTCGCGCGCTCCGGACGACGCCGCGGCCGCGGCACGCACACTCGACCGTGTCGCGACACTCGTGGGTGCCGGCGTGCCGCCGCCACGGGCCTGGGCCCTCGTGGGCGGTTTCCCCCGGAACAACGATCCGGCGTGGCAGGACGTCGCGGCCGTGCTCGCCGTCGCGTCGCGCACCGGGGCGCCGGCCGCCGTCGCGCTCCGGGCCCTCGCCGGGGCCCTCCGTCGGTCGGCCGCCTCGGACCGTGCGGTCCGGGTCGCCCTCGCCGGGCCGCGCGCCAGCGCCCGGGTCGTCCTCGCACTGCCCGTGCTCGGTCTCGCGCTCGGGTCGACCTGGGGCGCGGGTGCCGTGCAGGTGCTCGTCGGCACACCGATCGGGTGGGGGTGCGTCGTGGTCGCCGCGGTCCTGGTCGCGCTCGGACGCACGTGGACCGCTCGACTCGTGCGCGCGGCGACCCCGGACGGGCACGTCCCCGGTGTCGTGCTCGACGCCTGGGCGGTCGCGGTGTCCGGCGGTGGTTCCTGGGCGACGAGCGGGGCCGCGGTCCGGACGGCGTTCGAGCGGGCCGCTGCCACCGAGGCGTCGGCAGGAGAAGGGGAGCGGCTGCGTGAGGTCCTCCAGCTCGCCCAGCGCGCCGGGGTCCCCGCGGCGTCGCTCCTCCGCGCCGCCGCCGAGGACGTGCGTGACGACGCTGCCGCGGCGGGCCTCGCCGCGGCCGAACGTCTGGCCGTCCGGCTCGTGCTGCCGCTCGGCGTGTGCGTGCTGCCGGCGTTCGTCCTCGTCGGCGTCGTGCCCGTGGTCGTCGGGGTCCTCTCCTCCACCGTCGTCGACCTGGGGTGA
- a CDS encoding ATPase, T2SS/T4P/T4SS family has product MRRHRADTTFLPGAPTVPPFRPGSSPPVSPFLPGSSPPVRRRALAAIDFEELAALVGDATVTDVLVLGGRGTWVDRGHGLERVPPDLPEGRVRELATGLVAQGGRHVDETTPCADVRHGDGIRVHVVLAPVSVTGTAVSIRLPRPGMPSLASLEQLGAFARVPRSVVQRAVEERRNVLVTGATGSGKTTMLAAMLGAVPHDERIVTVEDLAELRIDHPHVVSLEARQANAEGAGALGLDRLVREALRMRPDRIVVGECRGAEVRDLLAALNTGHDGGAGTVHANGVADVAARLEALGALAGLGPEALARQAVSAFHLVLHVERRGGRRGLGAMGTLHVGPDGRLDVRPVDRLR; this is encoded by the coding sequence ATGCGCCGACACCGTGCCGACACGACCTTCCTGCCCGGCGCGCCAACCGTCCCGCCCTTCCGCCCCGGTTCCTCGCCGCCCGTCTCGCCCTTCCTCCCCGGTTCCTCGCCGCCCGTTCGGCGGCGGGCGCTGGCCGCGATCGACTTCGAGGAACTCGCCGCGCTGGTGGGCGACGCCACGGTCACCGACGTCCTCGTGCTCGGCGGACGCGGCACCTGGGTCGACCGGGGGCACGGACTCGAACGCGTCCCACCCGACCTGCCCGAGGGTCGCGTGCGGGAACTCGCCACCGGACTCGTCGCGCAGGGCGGCCGACACGTCGACGAGACCACGCCCTGCGCGGACGTCCGCCACGGGGACGGCATCCGCGTCCACGTGGTGCTCGCCCCCGTCTCCGTCACCGGCACCGCCGTGTCGATCCGGCTGCCACGACCGGGGATGCCGAGCCTCGCGTCCCTCGAGCAGCTGGGTGCCTTCGCCCGCGTGCCACGGTCGGTCGTCCAACGCGCGGTCGAGGAACGCCGGAACGTCCTCGTCACCGGGGCGACCGGCAGCGGGAAGACGACGATGCTCGCGGCGATGCTCGGTGCCGTCCCGCACGACGAACGGATCGTGACCGTGGAGGACCTCGCCGAGCTCCGGATCGACCACCCGCACGTCGTGTCGCTCGAAGCACGTCAGGCCAACGCCGAGGGGGCCGGCGCGCTCGGCCTCGACCGGCTCGTCCGGGAAGCCCTGCGCATGCGGCCGGACCGGATCGTCGTGGGGGAGTGCCGCGGTGCAGAGGTCCGCGACCTGCTCGCCGCGCTCAACACCGGGCACGACGGCGGAGCCGGGACCGTGCACGCGAACGGTGTGGCGGACGTCGCGGCCCGGCTCGAGGCGCTCGGGGCGCTCGCCGGGCTGGGACCCGAGGCGCTCGCGCGACAGGCGGTGAGCGCGTTCCACCTGGTGCTGCACGTGGAGCGCCGGGGTGGGCGGCGCGGCTTGGGTGCGATGGGGACGCTGCACGTCGGGCCGGACGGGAGGCTCGACGTCCGCCCGGTGGACCGGCTGCGGTGA
- the acs gene encoding acetate--CoA ligase translates to MSTPTQTDPRHDGAQDGATFPPPPEFVADAIAGEDLHEAAAADREAFWAEQSRTLLDWRTPFTQTLDWSGAPFAKWFADGTLNVAENCLDRHVRAGNGDRVAIHFEGAPGDTRRITYAELTAEVQRAANMLTDLGVGHGDRVIVYLPLIPEAVVTMLAVARIGAVHSVVFGGFSAESLRTRIEDAGAKLVVTADGGWRRGAVSALKPAVDEALTGAGTDSVEHVLVVKRGGNEIAWNERDLWWHDELAKAAPEHTPEAFPAENPLFILYTSGTTGKPKGIVHTSGGYLTQAAYTHKNVFDMHPEKDVYWCTADIGWITGHSYVVYGPLANGVTQVLYEGTPDEPKPGRWWDLVDAYGVTVLYTAPTAVRAAMKAGREIPEARSLATLRLLGSVGEPINPEAWQWYRQVIGHDRTPIVDTWWQTETGAIMISALPGVTKLKPGAAQTPLPGIVAEIVDDDGNRADPGESGYLTITEPWPSMARGIWNDPDRFVETYWSRFPGRYFAGDGARLDGQGDIWVQGRVDDVMNVSGHRLSTAEIESALVGHEGVAEAAVVGAADETTGQAVVAFVILTAEAAADVDRESASTELRNWVGKRIGAIAKPRQVVIVPELPKTRSGKIMRRLLRDAAEGRRIGDTTTLADPTIMATIAELM, encoded by the coding sequence ATGTCCACTCCGACCCAGACCGATCCCCGCCATGACGGAGCACAGGACGGAGCGACCTTCCCGCCTCCGCCCGAGTTCGTCGCCGACGCGATCGCCGGCGAGGACCTGCACGAGGCCGCCGCCGCCGACCGCGAGGCGTTCTGGGCCGAGCAGTCCCGCACCCTCCTGGACTGGCGGACCCCCTTCACGCAGACCCTGGACTGGTCCGGTGCCCCGTTCGCGAAGTGGTTCGCCGACGGCACGCTCAACGTCGCCGAGAACTGCCTCGACCGGCACGTCCGCGCGGGCAACGGCGACCGGGTCGCGATCCACTTCGAGGGCGCACCCGGCGACACCCGTCGGATCACCTACGCCGAGCTGACCGCGGAGGTCCAGCGCGCGGCGAACATGCTCACGGACCTCGGTGTCGGACACGGCGACCGGGTGATCGTCTACCTCCCGCTCATCCCGGAGGCCGTGGTCACGATGCTCGCCGTCGCCCGGATCGGCGCGGTGCACTCCGTCGTCTTCGGCGGCTTCAGCGCGGAGAGCCTCCGCACCCGCATCGAGGACGCCGGCGCGAAGCTCGTCGTCACGGCAGACGGCGGGTGGCGTCGCGGTGCGGTGTCGGCGCTCAAGCCCGCGGTCGACGAGGCCCTCACCGGTGCGGGCACCGACAGCGTCGAGCACGTCCTCGTCGTCAAGCGCGGCGGCAACGAGATCGCCTGGAACGAGCGCGACCTGTGGTGGCACGACGAGCTCGCGAAGGCCGCTCCCGAGCACACCCCCGAGGCCTTCCCCGCCGAGAACCCGCTCTTCATCCTCTACACCTCGGGCACGACGGGGAAGCCGAAGGGCATCGTGCACACCTCGGGCGGCTACCTGACGCAGGCGGCGTACACGCACAAGAACGTGTTCGACATGCACCCGGAGAAGGACGTCTACTGGTGCACCGCCGACATCGGGTGGATCACCGGGCACTCCTACGTGGTCTACGGGCCCCTCGCGAACGGCGTCACGCAGGTCCTCTACGAGGGCACGCCGGACGAGCCGAAGCCCGGCCGCTGGTGGGACCTCGTCGACGCGTACGGCGTGACGGTCCTCTACACGGCGCCGACCGCGGTCCGCGCGGCGATGAAGGCCGGCCGTGAGATCCCCGAGGCCCGCAGCCTCGCGACCCTCCGCCTGCTCGGCAGCGTCGGCGAACCGATCAACCCCGAGGCCTGGCAGTGGTACCGGCAGGTCATCGGCCACGACCGCACGCCGATCGTCGACACGTGGTGGCAGACCGAGACGGGCGCGATCATGATCTCCGCCCTGCCCGGCGTCACGAAGCTCAAGCCCGGAGCGGCGCAGACGCCGCTGCCGGGCATCGTCGCCGAGATCGTCGACGACGACGGCAACCGTGCGGACCCCGGCGAGAGCGGCTACCTCACCATCACCGAGCCGTGGCCGTCGATGGCGCGCGGCATCTGGAACGACCCGGACCGGTTCGTCGAGACGTACTGGTCACGGTTCCCCGGCCGGTACTTCGCGGGCGACGGCGCACGGCTCGACGGCCAGGGCGACATCTGGGTGCAGGGGCGTGTCGACGACGTCATGAACGTCTCCGGGCACCGTCTGTCGACGGCCGAGATCGAGTCGGCCCTGGTCGGGCACGAGGGCGTCGCCGAGGCAGCGGTCGTCGGGGCCGCCGACGAGACGACCGGTCAGGCGGTGGTCGCGTTCGTGATCCTCACGGCCGAGGCGGCGGCGGACGTCGACCGCGAGTCCGCCTCGACGGAGCTCCGCAACTGGGTGGGCAAGCGCATCGGCGCGATCGCGAAGCCGCGGCAGGTCGTGATCGTCCCGGAGCTGCCGAAGACGCGCTCCGGCAAGATCATGCGTCGCCTCCTGCGCGACGCGGCCGAGGGCCGCCGCATCGGTGACACGACGACGCTGGCCGACCCGACGATCATGGCGACCATCGCGGAACTCATGTAG
- a CDS encoding RidA family protein — translation MSVADRLAELGLTIPSVAAPVAAYVPAVVTGKYVYTAGQLPFVDGALPVTGKVGATVDAETATAEARTAVLNALAAVQSVAGSLDRVARVVKVTVFVASDPSFTGQPGVANGASTLVGEVFGDAGVHARSAVGVAVLPLDAPVEVELVVELTD, via the coding sequence GTGAGCGTCGCCGACCGGCTCGCCGAACTCGGCCTGACGATCCCGTCCGTCGCCGCGCCGGTGGCCGCGTACGTGCCCGCCGTGGTCACCGGCAAGTACGTCTACACCGCCGGCCAGCTGCCGTTCGTGGACGGCGCGCTGCCGGTCACCGGCAAGGTCGGCGCGACGGTCGACGCCGAGACGGCCACGGCCGAGGCCCGGACGGCAGTGCTCAACGCGCTCGCCGCCGTGCAGTCGGTCGCGGGCTCGCTCGACCGCGTCGCCCGGGTCGTCAAGGTGACGGTCTTCGTCGCCTCCGACCCGTCGTTCACGGGGCAGCCGGGCGTCGCGAACGGCGCCTCCACCCTGGTCGGCGAGGTCTTCGGCGATGCCGGTGTCCACGCGCGGAGCGCGGTGGGCGTCGCCGTCCTGCCGCTGGACGCACCGGTCGAGGTCGAGCTGGTGGTGGAACTCACCGACTGA